In Calothrix sp. PCC 7507, one DNA window encodes the following:
- a CDS encoding glycosyltransferase family 2 protein gives MFSIYILTYNEELDIAACIESARLSDDIIVVDSCSSDRTVEIASRYPIRVVQHPFESHGLQRTWMLESISPKHEWVYILEADERMTPELFAECETVIQNPDYIGYYVAERVMFMNSWIRHSTQYPRYQMRLFQHGKVWFTDYGHTEREVCHGATSFLKETYPHYTSGKGLNRWIDKHNRYSTDEAKETLNQIERGSVNWRDLFFGKSEVERRRALKDLSLRLPARPLLRFLYMYFLLGGCLDGRAGLAWCTLQAFYEYLILLKVWELKHLPTPSLDTKALVSENTQHEIRQADPA, from the coding sequence ATGTTTTCAATTTACATACTGACATATAACGAAGAACTAGATATTGCTGCTTGTATAGAATCAGCGAGGCTATCAGATGATATTATCGTTGTGGATTCATGTAGTAGCGATCGCACTGTAGAAATCGCTAGTCGCTATCCCATCCGTGTTGTGCAACACCCCTTTGAAAGCCACGGACTGCAACGCACTTGGATGTTAGAATCTATTTCTCCCAAGCATGAATGGGTTTACATTTTAGAAGCCGATGAACGCATGACGCCAGAACTGTTTGCGGAATGCGAAACGGTAATTCAGAATCCAGATTACATAGGCTATTATGTCGCTGAACGCGTCATGTTTATGAATAGTTGGATTCGCCATAGCACCCAATATCCCCGTTACCAAATGCGCCTTTTTCAGCATGGTAAAGTTTGGTTTACAGATTATGGTCATACTGAACGGGAAGTTTGTCATGGTGCAACTAGCTTTTTAAAGGAAACTTATCCTCATTACACTAGTGGTAAGGGATTGAATCGTTGGATTGACAAGCATAATCGGTATTCTACAGATGAAGCCAAAGAAACCCTTAACCAAATCGAACGAGGAAGTGTAAACTGGCGAGATTTATTTTTTGGTAAGTCAGAAGTTGAAAGACGGCGCGCCCTGAAAGATTTGTCTTTGCGTTTACCTGCTAGACCCCTGCTACGCTTTTTGTATATGTATTTTTTATTAGGCGGTTGCTTAGACGGACGTGCTGGTTTAGCTTGGTGTACATTGCAGGCGTTCTATGAATACTTGATTTTGCTCAAAGTATGGGAACTGAAGCATCTACCCACACCTAGTCTAGATACAAAGGCACTTGTTAGCGAAAATACACAGCACGAAATTAGACAGGCTGATCCGGCTTAA
- a CDS encoding DUF502 domain-containing protein — protein MNTNHKSSINFNKENKGLVINRLKQDLKNDLIAGLLVLIPLATTIWLTITIAIWVINFLTKIPKQLNPFEGLHPALVNILNLLVGLAVPLLIILSIGLMARNIAGRWLLDFGERLLQAIPLAGQVYKTLKQLLETLLKDSNGKFRRVILVEYPRQGIWAIAFVTGAISTEIQTQMSRPMLSVFIPTTPNPTTGWYAIVPEDEVVNLSMPIEDAFKIVVSGGIVSPNTLLPNIVIPKESTIEVQHQEITSPVIPAEET, from the coding sequence ATGAATACCAATCACAAAAGTTCTATTAACTTCAACAAGGAGAATAAGGGCTTGGTAATCAATCGCCTAAAACAGGACTTAAAAAATGACCTGATTGCTGGGTTGCTGGTGTTGATTCCGCTAGCAACTACGATCTGGCTGACGATTACCATTGCCATCTGGGTAATCAATTTTCTCACTAAAATTCCCAAACAGTTAAATCCCTTTGAAGGACTGCATCCTGCACTAGTAAATATACTGAATTTATTAGTAGGACTAGCAGTACCACTACTGATTATTTTGTCGATTGGTTTGATGGCTCGGAATATTGCTGGTCGATGGTTACTAGATTTTGGTGAACGCTTATTACAAGCAATTCCGTTAGCGGGACAGGTATACAAAACCCTCAAGCAACTTTTAGAAACGCTACTGAAAGATTCCAATGGCAAATTCCGCCGTGTAATTTTAGTTGAGTATCCTAGACAAGGAATTTGGGCGATCGCTTTTGTCACAGGTGCGATTAGTACTGAAATTCAAACCCAGATGTCTCGTCCGATGTTGAGTGTTTTCATTCCCACAACCCCTAATCCTACGACTGGATGGTATGCCATAGTTCCGGAAGACGAGGTGGTAAATCTGTCAATGCCAATAGAAGATGCTTTTAAGATAGTTGTCTCTGGTGGCATTGTCTCTCCCAATACACTGCTACCAAACATAGTTATTCCCAAAGAGTCCACAATAGAAGTGCAACACCAAGAAATCACATCGCCAGTTATCCCCGCCGAAGAAACTTAA
- the nusB gene encoding transcription antitermination factor NusB: MQDRKPQQIARELALLSLSQLPVNPKKLTEEQLPKLVLAAVRTLRSEVQDTLDTAAGELQRSQDRVLSSQTRASDINAARTMLTEAIAYTQIAINQLGAAVEFPELIQLANQDKIVSKYAISIVRIVSDERIIIDEQISSALVDWQVTRLAQIDRDILRIAVAEMLFLNLPDSVAINEAVELAKRYSGDEGHRFINGVLRRFTEQKKTA, from the coding sequence ATGCAAGACCGGAAGCCCCAACAAATTGCTCGCGAACTGGCGCTTTTAAGCCTCAGTCAGTTACCAGTCAACCCTAAAAAACTGACAGAAGAACAATTACCCAAGCTAGTACTAGCAGCAGTACGCACTCTGAGGTCGGAAGTACAAGATACTTTAGACACCGCTGCTGGTGAACTACAACGCAGCCAGGATCGTGTCTTAAGTAGCCAAACTCGCGCTTCAGACATCAATGCTGCCAGAACAATGCTTACAGAGGCGATCGCCTACACTCAAATAGCCATCAATCAACTGGGTGCAGCAGTTGAGTTCCCAGAATTAATTCAGCTAGCAAATCAAGACAAGATAGTTAGCAAATATGCCATCAGCATTGTCAGAATAGTTAGCGACGAGCGCATTATCATCGATGAACAAATTTCCTCTGCTTTGGTAGACTGGCAAGTCACTCGCCTGGCTCAAATCGACCGAGATATTTTGCGAATTGCTGTCGCAGAAATGCTATTTTTAAACCTGCCAGATAGCGTGGCCATCAACGAAGCTGTAGAACTAGCCAAACGCTACAGTGGAGATGAAGGACATCGGTTTATTAATGGTGTTCTGCGCCGATTCACGGAGCAAAAAAAGACTGCATAG
- the ftsY gene encoding signal recognition particle-docking protein FtsY codes for MVFNWFRRQHNDSAETPSEQKQGETPPAQAPQPQPTETSTPETAADLLAFAKAAYKNIQQKQQSQVEETPLEIADESAPAVEPEAVETVSAEIEPVPSAILAKTNQVAEPDATVAQITTEEPVEVAEIVQSPELDVIVNPITTEEASGVDLVAAIEAVTEVATPEPEPTESLDTPEETQPTAPTLSFLERAAAERQAKQERLIANAIAVPEPEVVAPLTATTVTPEITEEILGLDFDDGFVWSAEVLAAQGRRPEDISIEEITWLKKLRQGLDKTRRNILNQLKAIVGQGPLNQAAVTEIEALLLQADVGVEATDAIISSLQQKLREEVTAPEEAIAYLKQILRDMLDNPVNKSPKTSFAPEKETLNIWLITGVNGAGKTTTIGKIAHLAQKSGYKCLIGAADTFRAAAVEQVKVWGTRSGVEVISNPGKNTDPAAVVFDAIAAAQARETELLLVDTAGRLQNKKNLMDELSKIRRIIDKKAPNAKVESLLVLDSTLGQNGLRQAEVFSQAAQLSGVVLTKLDGTAKGGVALAVVQQLGLPIRFIGAGEGIEDLRPFSSYEFVEALLSG; via the coding sequence ATGGTTTTTAATTGGTTCCGTCGTCAACATAACGATTCTGCTGAAACTCCCTCCGAACAGAAACAGGGAGAAACGCCTCCTGCACAAGCACCCCAACCACAGCCAACGGAAACGTCAACACCAGAAACAGCGGCAGATTTGCTGGCGTTTGCGAAAGCCGCTTACAAAAATATCCAGCAAAAACAGCAATCTCAGGTAGAGGAAACTCCACTGGAGATTGCTGATGAGTCAGCGCCAGCAGTGGAACCGGAAGCCGTAGAAACAGTTAGTGCAGAAATTGAACCTGTGCCATCGGCGATATTAGCTAAAACGAATCAAGTTGCAGAACCGGATGCAACTGTTGCCCAAATAACCACTGAGGAGCCTGTAGAAGTTGCAGAAATTGTACAATCCCCAGAATTAGACGTAATTGTTAACCCCATAACTACTGAGGAAGCATCTGGTGTAGATTTGGTGGCAGCAATTGAGGCAGTGACTGAAGTTGCTACCCCAGAACCAGAACCTACTGAGTCATTGGATACGCCGGAAGAAACACAACCAACAGCGCCCACCCTATCCTTCCTAGAAAGAGCAGCGGCGGAAAGACAAGCAAAACAAGAAAGACTGATTGCCAATGCGATCGCAGTTCCCGAACCGGAAGTAGTAGCTCCGTTAACTGCTACCACCGTCACACCGGAAATCACAGAGGAAATTCTCGGACTAGACTTTGATGACGGATTTGTGTGGTCAGCAGAAGTCCTAGCAGCTCAAGGTAGACGGCCAGAAGACATATCGATTGAGGAAATTACCTGGCTGAAAAAACTACGACAGGGGTTAGATAAAACCCGTCGTAATATCCTCAACCAACTTAAGGCAATTGTCGGCCAAGGACCACTGAATCAAGCGGCGGTGACGGAAATTGAAGCATTGCTGCTGCAAGCGGATGTGGGTGTCGAGGCCACAGATGCGATTATTAGTTCCCTACAGCAAAAACTGCGGGAAGAAGTGACTGCGCCAGAAGAAGCGATCGCCTATCTCAAACAAATTCTGCGGGATATGCTGGATAATCCAGTGAATAAATCCCCCAAAACTAGCTTTGCTCCAGAAAAAGAAACCTTAAATATATGGTTGATCACTGGGGTGAATGGTGCTGGTAAAACTACGACAATTGGGAAAATCGCTCACCTAGCACAAAAATCTGGCTATAAATGCTTGATTGGTGCAGCAGACACCTTCCGCGCCGCCGCTGTGGAACAGGTGAAAGTTTGGGGCACTAGGAGTGGTGTAGAAGTCATCTCCAATCCTGGTAAAAATACTGACCCAGCAGCCGTGGTGTTTGATGCGATCGCCGCAGCCCAAGCACGAGAAACTGAATTACTCCTAGTAGATACCGCTGGGCGACTGCAAAATAAGAAAAATCTGATGGATGAACTCAGTAAAATCCGCCGAATTATTGACAAAAAAGCTCCAAACGCTAAAGTAGAATCACTATTGGTTCTAGACTCAACTCTAGGTCAAAATGGATTGCGGCAAGCTGAGGTTTTTTCTCAAGCCGCCCAACTTAGTGGCGTGGTATTAACCAAGCTAGATGGCACAGCTAAAGGAGGCGTCGCCCTTGCAGTTGTGCAGCAACTAGGTTTACCAATTCGCTTTATTGGAGCCGGAGAAGGAATTGAAGACCTACGTCCATTTTCCAGCTATGAGTTTGTCGAAGCACTATTAAGTGGCTAG
- a CDS encoding PP2C family protein-serine/threonine phosphatase: MPVSQLPSQPTDSNSSAATDVTPVVALKELVARLHREQNKIQDLLSSLGFALRSFNNLNQFLELIPLMATRVTDADGSALFLYKPNGQVRLEQLHWQDSLQRKNIRKALETATSQITLVPNAAPLATTTGMLDDQMHRYLGPDVQIFGTAILVKHTERGWLYVLSRDPEYSWTETRQKLVRLVADQTAVAIENDELAVELRKKERLDQELEIGAEIQRRLLPRQCPTIPGAVLAARCKPANRVGGDYYDFIPTNHNQIQPQTKSLLEPGPLGLVIGDVMGKGVPAGLIMTMMRGMLRGEVLHGNSPSGILQNLNRVMYADLENSHRFVTLFYSEYDPHTRILSYSNAAHNPPLWWHAATKTVTRLDTLGMLIGLDANSQYEDAQVKLESGDTIIYYTDGLTDAAAAGGDRFDEENFVTSFNTACKYCDGPEEIVDYLFDQVEQFIGADKQNTDDMTLVVLQIQ, translated from the coding sequence GTGCCTGTGTCTCAACTGCCCTCTCAACCCACTGACAGTAATAGTAGTGCTGCGACGGATGTCACTCCAGTTGTGGCACTCAAGGAACTCGTGGCCAGGCTGCATCGGGAACAGAATAAAATTCAAGATTTGCTAAGTTCTTTAGGATTTGCCCTCAGAAGCTTCAATAACTTGAATCAATTTTTGGAGCTGATCCCGCTGATGGCAACAAGAGTTACAGATGCAGATGGTAGTGCTTTATTTCTTTACAAACCTAACGGCCAGGTCAGGTTAGAGCAGTTACACTGGCAAGATAGTCTTCAGCGTAAAAACATCCGTAAAGCCCTAGAAACTGCCACCAGTCAAATCACACTTGTGCCGAATGCTGCGCCTCTAGCAACTACCACAGGAATGCTGGACGATCAAATGCACAGGTATTTGGGGCCAGATGTGCAAATCTTTGGTACGGCTATTTTGGTGAAGCACACCGAGAGAGGATGGCTATATGTCTTAAGCCGCGATCCGGAATATAGCTGGACAGAAACCAGACAAAAATTAGTCCGGTTAGTGGCAGATCAAACAGCAGTAGCGATCGAAAACGATGAATTGGCAGTAGAATTACGCAAAAAAGAACGCCTAGATCAAGAACTAGAAATTGGTGCAGAAATTCAACGCCGTCTCCTACCACGTCAATGTCCCACTATTCCTGGTGCTGTCTTGGCTGCACGCTGTAAACCAGCTAATCGAGTTGGTGGAGACTATTATGATTTTATTCCTACCAATCACAATCAGATTCAGCCACAAACTAAAAGCCTATTAGAACCAGGCCCCTTGGGTTTGGTAATTGGGGATGTCATGGGTAAAGGTGTCCCGGCTGGGTTAATTATGACTATGATGCGGGGAATGCTACGGGGAGAAGTATTACATGGTAATTCTCCGTCGGGAATTCTGCAAAACTTAAATCGAGTTATGTATGCAGATTTGGAAAATTCCCACCGCTTTGTGACGCTATTTTATTCAGAATACGATCCTCATACTCGGATTTTATCTTATAGCAACGCTGCACATAATCCGCCTTTGTGGTGGCACGCAGCTACAAAAACTGTGACTAGATTGGATACTCTAGGAATGCTGATTGGTTTGGATGCCAACAGTCAATATGAAGATGCCCAGGTAAAACTAGAGTCTGGGGATACAATTATTTACTATACAGATGGTTTAACTGATGCAGCTGCGGCTGGGGGCGATCGCTTTGATGAAGAAAATTTTGTCACTTCTTTCAACACAGCTTGTAAATACTGTGATGGTCCAGAGGAGATTGTAGATTATCTGTTTGACCAAGTTGAGCAATTTATTGGTGCTGATAAGCAAAACACCGATGACATGACGCTAGTTGTTTTGCAAATTCAATAA
- a CDS encoding malic enzyme-like NAD(P)-binding protein, with protein sequence MATLTPNSSFSLTLRLQIPNRVGMLASVTQAIALSGGNLGQIDLIEQTRQLSIRDVTVDAASTEHAETIVQAVKALPDIKVVNVYDRTFNLHRGGKISITSRIPLKSVSDLAMAYTPGVGRICNAIAQNPEEVYNLTIKKNTVAIVTDGSAVLGLGNLGPEAALPVMEGKAMLFKEFAGLDAFPICLATQDTEEIIRTVKYLAPVFGGVNLEDIAAPRCFEIERRLRQELDIPVFHDDQHGTAIVTLAALFNALKLVNKSIAEIRIVINGAGAAGIAIARLLKKAGAENIWICDSKGIISTSRTDLTAEKQEFAVKAQGTLAGALQGADVFLGVSAPGVLTPEMVQSMAKDSIVFAMANPIPEIQPELITKDVAVIATGRSDYPNQINNVLAFPGVFRGALDCRAQAITTTMYLEAASAIASLVKPSDLNREHIIPSVFDERVVTAVAAAVQRAAREEGIAQS encoded by the coding sequence ATGGCAACCCTAACTCCTAATTCTAGTTTTAGTTTGACGCTACGTTTGCAGATTCCCAATCGTGTGGGGATGTTGGCATCAGTCACCCAGGCGATCGCTCTGAGTGGTGGTAATCTGGGACAAATTGATTTAATTGAGCAAACTCGCCAACTTTCCATCCGTGATGTAACTGTTGATGCTGCTAGCACTGAACACGCTGAGACGATTGTGCAAGCAGTGAAAGCATTACCAGACATTAAAGTCGTGAATGTCTACGATCGCACTTTTAATTTACATCGCGGCGGCAAAATCAGTATCACTAGCCGAATTCCCCTCAAAAGTGTCTCTGATCTGGCAATGGCTTACACTCCTGGTGTGGGGCGGATTTGTAATGCGATCGCCCAAAATCCTGAGGAAGTTTATAACTTAACTATTAAGAAAAACACAGTAGCGATTGTTACTGATGGTAGTGCGGTTTTAGGATTAGGTAATCTCGGTCCAGAGGCTGCTCTCCCAGTTATGGAAGGGAAAGCGATGCTGTTTAAAGAATTTGCGGGTTTAGATGCTTTCCCTATTTGCTTGGCAACTCAGGATACAGAGGAAATCATCCGTACAGTCAAGTATCTTGCCCCCGTTTTTGGTGGTGTGAATTTAGAAGATATCGCCGCCCCTCGCTGTTTTGAGATTGAACGGCGACTGCGTCAAGAATTAGATATCCCGGTTTTTCATGATGACCAACATGGTACAGCGATCGTCACCTTGGCTGCATTGTTTAACGCCTTGAAATTGGTGAATAAATCAATTGCAGAAATCCGCATTGTGATTAACGGTGCTGGGGCTGCGGGGATAGCGATCGCCCGATTGCTCAAAAAAGCTGGGGCAGAAAACATCTGGATTTGCGATTCTAAAGGTATTATCTCTACTAGTCGTACCGACCTCACAGCAGAAAAGCAGGAATTTGCAGTTAAAGCCCAAGGAACCCTAGCAGGTGCATTACAAGGGGCAGATGTATTTCTCGGAGTTAGCGCCCCAGGAGTATTAACACCCGAAATGGTGCAATCAATGGCGAAAGATTCAATTGTGTTTGCAATGGCTAATCCTATCCCAGAAATTCAACCAGAATTAATCACTAAAGATGTGGCTGTGATTGCGACTGGGCGGAGTGACTACCCGAATCAAATTAATAATGTCCTGGCTTTTCCCGGAGTGTTTCGTGGTGCTTTAGATTGCCGGGCACAGGCAATTACCACCACAATGTATTTAGAAGCAGCCAGTGCGATCGCCTCTTTAGTCAAGCCGTCGGATCTAAATCGGGAACATATTATTCCTTCAGTCTTTGATGAGCGAGTAGTTACAGCAGTTGCTGCAGCTGTGCAACGCGCCGCCCGTGAAGAAGGGATTGCACAGAGTTAA